DNA from Rhodobacteraceae bacterium M382:
GCATAGGCGGTTCCGGCCATATCCATGGTGAAATGTCCTCCGGCCGACAGGATGCCGATGTCAGGTTTGTAATAATCCCCCATCCACTCCATATCGGCCATGATGTCCGTGTCACCGGATACGTAGACGGTTTTGCCTTCAGCCCGGATCATGAACCCAACCTCGGTGCCCCCCGTGCGAAGCCCTTCAGGCGTGTTGAAGGTCGAACTGTGCGAGGCAGGCACCATGGACACCTTGACCCCATTCAGATCCACAGTACCGCCCTTGTTGAAACCGATGGTGTCGATGCCTTCGGATTCGCTCCAATGTCCCATCAGGTCGTATTGACCCACCACGGGGACGGCCAGCGTCTTGGCCAAATCCAGGACATCGACCACATGGTCGAAATGTGTATGGGTCAACAAGATATGCGTAGCGCCGGATACGGCGGCCTCATGCTGGTCTTCGCCCAGCACCGGATTGCCGGTCAACCAGGGGTCTATCAACAGAACCTGCCCTTCGGTTTCCAAGCGAAAACTGCCGTGGCCCAACCAGATGATTTTCATGAATCGCCTCCGTAGATTGTAAATTTGCTTTCGGTTCGAAGATGTCGCAGCGCCCCAAGACCCTTTAATCCAGCGGGGTTGACCTCCCGAGATGCTGCCGCAAGGCTCCCTCTGTTTCAAGCATCCGATTGAAACACTGGCGAACTCCGTTGCGTATCCCGGTCCCGGGTATAGACGATAGCTGTCAGGTCGCATGTGACGGTTTCAGGCGCTTGGACTCCACCTGAACCCTTGCGACCGGACGTCCAGAGGGGTAAATGCCTGCCTGACGCAGATGAGGGTTCCCATGTCGATTGACCAAAGCACAGCCGCCAAGGTGGCCAAACTGGCCCGGATCCGGGTCGAGGAAGACGCATTGCCGGCGCTTGCGTCGGAATTCAACAATATCCTCGGCTTTATTGAACAGCTGAACGAAGTGGATGTCGAAGGTGTCGAGCCGATGACTTCTGTCACTCCGCAACAGCTGAAACGCCGCCAGGATGTGGTCAGTGATGGCAATCAGCAGGACAAGGTCCTGTCCAATGCGCCCGACGCGCGCGAAGGTTTCTTTGCAGTTCCCAAGGTGGTTGAATAATGACTGAGCTGAACAAATTGGGCCTGGCCGAAGCCCGCGACCTGCTGCGCAAGGGTGAAACCACCAGCGTCGAGCTGACACAATCCTGCCTGACCGCGATCGACGCCGCAGATGCGCTGAATGCGTTTGTGCACAAGACACCGGAAATCGCTCTGGACCGGGCCAAGGCCGCGGACGCGCGTCTGGCGCAGGGCGATGCGCCCGCCATGTGTGGTCTGCCGATTGGCATCAAGGACCTGTTCTGCACCAAAGGCGTCGCCTCTCAGGCCGCCTCTGGAATTCTCGAGGGCTTCAGGCCGGAATATGAATCCACTGTTTCGCAGCAGCTGCAGGATGCAGGTGCCGTGATGCTGGGCAAGCTGAACATGGACGAATTCGCCATGGGGTCGTCCAATGAAACCTCTGTCTATGGCAATGCTGTCAGCCCCTGGCGGCGTGACAATGATGACGCCCAACTGACCCCGGGCGGCTCCTCCGGAGGCTCGGCGTCTGCTGTGGCTGCCGATCTGTGTCTGGCCGCTACAGGGACAGACACCGGCGGGTCGATTCGCCAGCCTGCGGCGTTCACCGGCATCACCGGCATCAAACCAACCTACGGGCGGTGCTCGCGCTGGGGGATTGTCGCCTTTGCCTCGTCTCTGGATCAGGCCGGCCCGATGACCAAGAACGTGCGCGACGCGGCCATCATGCTCGAAGCGATGTGCGGCTACGACGCCAAGGATTCAACCAGCGCCGACCTGGCGGTGCCAAATTTCGAAGCGATGCTGACCGGCGACATCAAGGGCAAGAAAATTGGCATTCCGCGCGAATACCGCATGGATGGCATGCCCGCCGAAATCGAAAAATTGTGGGCAGATGGTGCCGCGATGCTGAAAGCTGCCGGTGCCGAGATCGTTGATATTTCGTTGCCGCACACCAAATACGCGTTGCCTGCCTACTATGTGATTGCCCCTGCCGAAGCGTCGTCGAACCTCGCGCGCTATGATGGGGTCCGTTACGGTCACCGCGCCACGCTCGAGGCCGGGGACGGTATCACAGAGATGTACGAAAAGACCCGCGCCGAAGGGTTCGGGGACGAAGTGCAGCGTCGGGTGATGATCGGCACCTATGTTTTGTCGGCCGGTTTCTATGACGCCTATTACAACCGCGCCCGCCGCGTCCGCACCTTGATCAAAAAGGACTTCGAAGATGTGTTTGCCGCAGGTGTCGATGCGATCCTGACCCCGGCAACGCCGTCGGCTGCCTTTGGTCTGGGGGAAATGACCGATGCGGATCCGGTGCAGATGTATCTAAACGATGTCTTTACCGTGACCGTGAACCTGGCGGGCCTGCCCGGTGTCTCCGTGCCTGCAGGGCTGGACACACAGGGTCTGCCGCTGGGCCTGCAGCTGATCGGCAAACCCTGGGAAGAGGGCGATCTGCTGAACACCGCCTATGCGTTGGAAACCGCGGCAGGATTTGTGGCCAAACCGGGTCAATGGTGGTAAGACGGGCGTCAAGCAAAAGCAAAAACCGGCAGGAAAGCAGCCATGCGTGTTATTTTTTCCGTCCTTGCCTTGGGCGTTCTGGCGGCATGTACCCCGGCAATTCCCGATAGCGGGGCCGGGTCGGGGTTCGATAGCTTCGGATCTAACGAACCCTCTACGCCTGAGGCTGGAGAGACCATCAATGGCGACCTTTTGGTGCCCCCGGCGGTCGTATCCTCCGAAGTGCCGATTGCACCGCCGCCTCAATCATCGACAACTGCACTGGCACCGGTCGCAACCGTTGCCAGCAGCATTCCGGCAAGCGACCAACCGGCGCCTGCGGTCATCCCATTGTCGGGCACTGACAACGCAGATGATATTGCGCGTGAAACGGCGGCCGCTTTGCAGGCCGCCAACGCCAATTCCGGTGTTGCGCCGCTACAGGCCAGCCCGTCTAACCCTGCACCTCAGATTGTGTCCAATGCGGGAATTTCGGACGAAAACGACTTTGCCGCCGTGTCCAGCCGTCAGACCATTCAAAGCGATGCAGACCGCATCGCCCAGAACCGCTCTCAGTACACGATTGTGCAACCGACCGCATTGCCCAGCCGGACCAACACCGGACAGCCCAACATTGTAAAATATGCGCTGGCGACATCGAATCCCAAAGGCACACGGGTCTATACCCGTGCGGGCATCAACATGGCGGCGCGCAACCACCGCAACTGCGCAGGTTATGCATCGCCAGATCAGGCGCAGATGGACTTTCTGGCCAAAGGCGGCCCACAGCGGGATCGCATGGCATTGGACCCGGATGGAGACGGCTACGCCTGTTCCTGGGATCCAGCACCGTTCAGAACCGTCGCCACCAATTGATCATGCCTGCTGGCACCGTGGATACAGCAGACGCAATCTGGCATCCGTCACCGAATTTCGGGCCGCGCCGCGACGGGTTGCGGCCCGTTTTTGTTGTGATCCACTATACAGCCATGAGCGACGCGCAGGCGGCGCTTGACCGTCTGTGTGACCCGACGGCCGAAGTCTCCGCGCATTACCTGATCGGGGGCGATGGGACGCTGTGGCAGATGGTACGCGAACAGGATCGGGCCTGGCATGCCGGGGCGGGGGAGTGGTGCGGGCTGGACGATATCAACTCTCGCTCGATCGGGATCGAGTTGGACAATCGCGCAGACCATCCGTTCTCTCACCCCCAGATGGTGCAGCTCGAATCAGTGTTGGCGCAAATCCTGAACCGCTGGCAGATCCCGCCGCAGGGTGTGATTGGTCATTCAGACATGGCACCAGGGCGCAAGCAGGACCCTGGACCGCGCTTTGATTGGGCGCGTCTCGCCCGTCAGGGGCGCGCAGCACCCGGCCTGCCGCCCGTCATGGCCCCTGATCTCTCCCCTGATCTCTCCCCGGACCCAACCCCGGATCAGTTCCGCGCCGCCGCTCGGCAGGTCGGGTTCACCGCCCCTGTGGATGACGACACGCTGCTTGGGGCCGTGCGCCTGCGGTACCGCCCTTGGGCCCGTGGCCGCCTGTGCGCGGCAGATATGTCCGTGCTGACCTGATCCGGCTTCATCTGGCCCAAAATATCCTGGGGTGAATT
Protein-coding regions in this window:
- a CDS encoding metal-dependent hydrolase, producing MKIIWLGHGSFRLETEGQVLLIDPWLTGNPVLGEDQHEAAVSGATHILLTHTHFDHVVDVLDLAKTLAVPVVGQYDLMGHWSESEGIDTIGFNKGGTVDLNGVKVSMVPASHSSTFNTPEGLRTGGTEVGFMIRAEGKTVYVSGDTDIMADMEWMGDYYKPDIGILSAGGHFTMDMAGTAYAARRYFDFKTVIPCHYKTFPILEQSADVLKQGLPGVDVIEPDVMTAIEL
- the gatA gene encoding Asp-tRNA(Asn)/Glu-tRNA(Gln) amidotransferase subunit GatA, encoding MTELNKLGLAEARDLLRKGETTSVELTQSCLTAIDAADALNAFVHKTPEIALDRAKAADARLAQGDAPAMCGLPIGIKDLFCTKGVASQAASGILEGFRPEYESTVSQQLQDAGAVMLGKLNMDEFAMGSSNETSVYGNAVSPWRRDNDDAQLTPGGSSGGSASAVAADLCLAATGTDTGGSIRQPAAFTGITGIKPTYGRCSRWGIVAFASSLDQAGPMTKNVRDAAIMLEAMCGYDAKDSTSADLAVPNFEAMLTGDIKGKKIGIPREYRMDGMPAEIEKLWADGAAMLKAAGAEIVDISLPHTKYALPAYYVIAPAEASSNLARYDGVRYGHRATLEAGDGITEMYEKTRAEGFGDEVQRRVMIGTYVLSAGFYDAYYNRARRVRTLIKKDFEDVFAAGVDAILTPATPSAAFGLGEMTDADPVQMYLNDVFTVTVNLAGLPGVSVPAGLDTQGLPLGLQLIGKPWEEGDLLNTAYALETAAGFVAKPGQWW
- the gatC gene encoding Asp-tRNA(Asn)/Glu-tRNA(Gln) amidotransferase subunit GatC translates to MSIDQSTAAKVAKLARIRVEEDALPALASEFNNILGFIEQLNEVDVEGVEPMTSVTPQQLKRRQDVVSDGNQQDKVLSNAPDAREGFFAVPKVVE
- a CDS encoding N-acetylmuramoyl-L-alanine amidase, with the protein product MPAGTVDTADAIWHPSPNFGPRRDGLRPVFVVIHYTAMSDAQAALDRLCDPTAEVSAHYLIGGDGTLWQMVREQDRAWHAGAGEWCGLDDINSRSIGIELDNRADHPFSHPQMVQLESVLAQILNRWQIPPQGVIGHSDMAPGRKQDPGPRFDWARLARQGRAAPGLPPVMAPDLSPDLSPDPTPDQFRAAARQVGFTAPVDDDTLLGAVRLRYRPWARGRLCAADMSVLT